GCAGCTTGACCTTCCCGGTGAGGGTGGGCACAATGACCTCTCCGCCCAGGACCGCGGTAAAGAGATCTACCGGGTGTTTCAGGTAAAGGTCATAGCCCTTTCTTTCAAATCGGGGATCAGGGCGGACCCGGATCTCCAAATAGAGATCTCCGGGAGGGCCTCCGTGTCTCCCAGGCCGGCCCTTGCCTGGAATGCGCACCCGGGTCCCATCGTCGGCCCCCGGAGGCAGGGTCACCGAGACCCTTTCGCGACGGACCACCGTGCCCCGGCCTCCGCAGGTGGGACAATTCCGGGTATAACGGCTTCCAAAGCCCCCGCAGACCGGACAGACCTCAATAATCCTCACCGGACCCCGGCGGCTCTCTTTACGTCCCCTCCCGCCGCAGGCTGGACATCTTTCAGCCGAAGAAAGGTCGTAGCCTCCCCCATGACAGGAGGAACAGGGCTCCTCAAAGGGAATCTCCAAGGTCAAAGGCTTTCCAGAGACCAGATCGGCCAAATCCACCTCCACCCGATAGAGCACATCGGCCCCGGGCTCCGGGGCCTCTTCCCTCTCCCAGCCAAACAGATCGGCAAAGAGATCAGCGAACCCCTTAAAGGGGTCCCTTTCCATAAAAAGCCCAAAGTCGTAGGCCGATTCGCCTCCGGGGGTGGTGAAGCGATAGGCCTGGGCCGCCTGCCGCAGACGGTCGTATTCGGCCCTCTTTTGGGGATCGGAAAGGATCTCGTAGGCCTCGTTGATCTCCTTGAACCTCTCCGCGGCCTCCTTATCTCCGGGGTTGAGGTCCGGATGATACTTGCGGGCCAGGCGCCGGTAAGCCCGCTTGATCTCCTCCTGGCTGGCGTCTGGAGAAACCCCCAAGATCTCGTAAAGATCCTTCTTTACCATGGAACCCTTTCCGGCTAAATTTTTTATCGAATTCCATCCTGGAAGATAAGTCGCGTGCACGAAATTTCCAGAGCCGCCGAGCGCCCCCCGGAAAGGACGGTCTTTACCGTAAGGGAGCTCACGCAGAAGATTCGAGACCTCCTTGAGGAACGCTTTCTTCTGGTCTGGGTGGAGGGAGAGATCTCGCAGCTCAAAAACCACGACTCTGGACACATCTTTTTTTCTCTCAAGGATGAAGGGGCCCTGCTTAAGGTGGTCCTCTTTCGGGAGGAGGCCCGGCGGGTGGGCTTTCCTTTGAAGGAGGGTCTCCGGGTCCTCTGTTTTGGCCGGATCTCCGTTTATGCCCCCCGGGGAGAGTACCGGCTCATCGCTCAGAGGATTGAGCCCCGGGGTTTGGGGGCCTTGCAGGCGGCCTTTGAGGCCCTCAAGGAGGAGTTGCGTCGCCGGGGCTACTTTGATCCGGAAAGGAAAAGGCCCCTTCCGGCCTTTCCCCGCCGGGTGGCGGTGGTGACCTCCCTTTCCGGCGCGGCCCTTCATGATTTTCTGCGGGTGGCCCGGAGCCGCTGGGCAGCCCACCTCCTGATCTATCCCGTAAGGGTCCAAGGGGAAGGGGCGGCCCAAGAAATCGTAGAGGCCCTGGAAGGGCTCAACCTCCTTCCGGATCTTGACCTCATCGTCATCACCCGGGGCGGAGGCTCGCTGGAAGACCTCTGGACCTTTAACGAAAGGGCCGTGGCGGAGGCGGTTTATCGCTCGCGGGTGCCGGTGGTCTCCGCCGTGGGCCACGAGGTGGACTACACCATCTGCGATTTCGTGGCCGACCACCGGGCCCCTACCCCCACGGCGGCCGCGGCCCTCGTCTTTCCGGATCGCACGGCCCTTCTTGAAAAGTTAGCCGGCCTCCGGCGTCGGCTGGAAGAGAACCTTTCCCGACGGCTGGCTCTGGCCGAAAGAGAGATCCACCACCTCCGGCGTCGGCTGCGCGACCCCTTGGCCCTTCTTCAAGAAAGAGAAGCCTTGGTCAGGCGCCTCGGCCGGGAAATTCACCGAAAGGTGGCCGAACGACTCCTGCGGGAGGAAGGCCGGTTTTCCGCCCTGGTCCGCCATTTGGAGGCCCTCTCGCCGCTGGCGGTGCTTTCCCGGGGCTACAGCGTGGTCCGTAAGGGTCCGCAAGGGCCGGTAGTCTGCAAGGCCTCGGAGGTCAAACCCGGAGACCTTCTGGAAATCCTTCTGGCAGAGGGAAAAATTGCCGCCCGAGTGGAAAAAACTTCTTCTCCTGCTTAGCCTACTTCTCGGCCTCTCCCCGGGGGCCCGAGCCCAGACCCTTAGGGCCCATCCCGGAGAGGCCCTAATCCTTTCCGCCGAAAACTTTCAAAGGGCCCGTTTTCTCGGAAGGACCTACTTTCCGGTGGAAATAGGCGACCTGCGCCTTTTCCTTTTGCCTATCCCCCTAAAGCTGACCCCGGGGGGATACCCTTTGACTCTCGTCCGGGGCCCGGTGGTCCTCCGCCGGGAAGTTTCCGTCCTCCCCAAGGCCTATCCCGAAGAACGCTTAAAACTTCCGGAAAGGATGGTCATCTTTCCCCCCAAGGTTTTGGCCCGCATAAAAAAAGAAGTGGCCCTCATCCTCCGGACGGTCTCTCGCACCGAAGGGGCCTGCCGCTGGCCTGGGCCCATGGTTCCTCCGGTCAAGGGCCGGGTCTCCAGCCCCTTCGGCCTGCGGCGTATCCTCAACGGCCGGCCCCGGAGTCCCCATTCCGGGGTGGACTTTGCGGTGCCCGCAGGTACTCCGGTACGGGCGGCCCAAAGCGGTCGGGTGGTTCTTACCGGGGACTTCTACCTTCCCGGAAAGGTGATTATCCTCTCCCACGGCTGCGGTATCTATACCTATTATGCCCATCTTTCCCGCATCAAGGTAAAAAAAGGCCAAGAGGTGTCTCAAGGGGAAGTGATTGCCCTTTCCGGGGCCACGGGGAGGGCCACCGGGGCCCATCTGCACTTCGGACTTTATGTAGCTGGAGAAAGGGTAGACCCCCTTTTTGTAATTCGCTCCCTGGAGGATTACTATGAGCGCTTTCGAGGAGAAATTGCAACGGCTCGAGGCCATCGCCCGCCGACTGGAAGACCCGGCGGTGCCTCTGGAAGAGGCCCTGGAACTCTATGAAGAAGGAATAAGGCTGGTCCGGGACTGCGAAGCCTTTCTCCGGGAGGCCCGCCTCCGGGTGGAAGTCCTGGTCAAGACCGGCGAAGGTTTAACCCGGGTACCCTTGGAGGAGAGCCATGGAGGAGAGGGAACTTAAGGAACTCCTCGGCCGCTTGCGGAAAAAAATCGACCGCCGGCTGGAAGAGCTCCTTCCGGAAAGAAAAGAACCCGGGGCCCGGGTCATTTCCGCCATGCGTTACAGCCTCTTTGCCGGGGGCAAGCGCCTGCGACCCATCCTCTTTCTGCTTGCCGCCGAGGCGGCAGGAGGGCCCGCCGAAGACCTCCTGACCTTCGCCTGCGGACTGGAGTGTCTCCATACCTACTCCCTGATCCACGACGACCTTCCGGCCATGGACGACGATGATCTGCGCCGGGGCCGGCCCACCTGTCACCGGGCCTTTGACGAGGCCACGGCCATCCTGGCCGGAGACGGACTTCAGGCCCTGGCCTTCGAATGTTTTACCCATCCGGACCTTAGAGCCCGGGTCCCGGCCGAGCGTCTGGTCGCAGCGATCCATCTCGTGGCCCGGGCCGCAGGTATCCACGGCATGGTGGTGGGTCAGATGGCCGACCTTTTAGCCGAAGGCCGGCGCATTTCCCTGGAAGAGCTGCAGTATATCCACCGGCACAAGACCGCGGCCCTCATTGAGGCCTCGGTGGTAAGCGGAGGGCTTCTGGCCGGGGCGGAGGAGTCTGTGCTGGCCTCCCTGCAGACCTACGGGGCCTCCCTGGGGCTCGCTTTCCAGATCGTGGACGACCTCCTGGATGTGACCGGAAACGAGGAGGAGTTGGGCAAACCCGTAGGCTCCGATGAGCGCCGGGGTAAGGCCACCTACCCGGCCCTGGTAGGCCTTTCCGCGGCCCGGGAAAAGGCCCGGGATCTGGTAGAAAGGGCCCTTTCGGCCCTTTCCCCACTAGGCCCCCCGGCTGAGCCCTTGCGGGCCCTTGCCCTTTTCGTGCTTACCCGTAAAAATTGATCTCCATGAGCCGCATCCTCGACCGCGTAAATGATCCCCGGGATCTTAAGGCCCTCTCTCCCAAAGAACTCCGCAAACTGGCCGCAGAAATCCGGGAAGTCATTGTGGAGACCGTAGCCCGCAATGGAGGGCACCTGGCCCCCAATCTGGGAGTGGTGGAACTGACCCTGGCCCTGCATTATGTCTTTGACTCTCCCAAGGACCGTCTGGTCTGGGATGTGGGGCACCAATGCTATACCCACAAGCTGATTACCGGTCGGAAGGAGCGGTTCCACACCCTGCGCCAGTACGGAGGGATTGCCGGTTTCCCTAAGCGAGCCGAAAGCCCTCACGATATCGTAGAGACCGGCCACTCCAGCACCTCCATCTCCTACGGTTTGGGGCTGGCCGTAGGGCTCCGGCTTCTCCAAAAAGAGGGGCGGACCATCGCCATCATCGGCGACGGCTCCATGACCGCAGGTCTGGCCTTTGAGGGGCTCAACAATGCCGGACATCTCCGGGAGGACCTCATCGTCATCCTGAACGACAACGAAATGTCCATTTCTCCCAACGTGGGGGCCTTGTCTTCCTTCCTTTCCCGGCGCATGACCGGACGCCTGGCCCGGCGTCTGAAAAAGGACATCGAGCATCTGGCCGAAAGGCTCCCCCGAGGCGAACAACTCCTCCAGCTCCTGCGCAAAAGTGAGGGTCTTCTTAAGAGTGCCCTTACCCCGGGCATGCTCTTTGAGGCCCTGGGTTTTGAGTACATCGGTCCGGTGGACGGCCATAACCTGGAGGGGCTCATCAAACTTTTCCAGAACCTTAGAGAGATACGCGGGCCCCTCCTGGTGCACGTCCTTACCAAAAAGGGCAAAGGCTATCCGCCGGCGGAGGCCGATCCGGAGACCTTTCACGGAATCGGGCCCTTTGACCCCACAAGCGGCCGCCCCCTTAAGGAAGAGGGGCCTCCCTCCTACACCGCGGTCTTTTCCCGGACCATGTTGAGGCTGGCGGAGATAGAGCCCCGGTTAGTGGCCATCACCGCGGCCATGCCCACGGGGACCGGGCTTAAGGCCTTCGGAGAACGCTTTCCGGAGCGCTTCTTTGATGTGGGGATCTGCGAGCAGCACGCGGTAACCTTTGCCGCGGGCCTGGCCCTGGAGGGGCTCATCCCGGTCTGTGCCATCTATTCCACCTTTCTCCAGCGGGCCTTTGACCAGCTTATCCATGACGTGGCCCTTCCCAATCTCCACGTAATCTTTGCCCTGGATCGGGGAGGAATTGTAGGAGAGGACGGCCCCACCCACCAGGGCCAGTTCGACCTCACCTACCTGCGCCTCATTCCTAACTTCACGGTAATGGCCCCGGCAGACGAAAACGAGCTGCAACACATGCTCTACACCGCCCTCGAACTTCCCGGCCCGGTAGCCCTCCGCTACCCGCGGGGATCCGGGGTGGGGATACCTCTCGAAGTGGAATTTCGTAAGATCCCTTACGGAAAGGCCGAGGTCCTCCGGGAGGGCCGGGATCTAGCCCTCCTGGCTATAGGGAACATGGTCCATCCGGCTTTGGCCGCGGCAGAGATCTTGGAAAAAGAGGGCCTTTCCGTCACGGTGGTCAACGCCCGCTTTGTAAAGCCCCTGGACGCGGAGTTGATCTGTGATCTGGCCAGTCAGACCGGGCGAGTGCTCACCGTGGAGGAAAATACCCTCCTTGGGGGCTTCGGTTCCGCGGTGGCCGAGTGTCTGGCCGACCATAGGGTCTCGGCGCGTCTTAAACGCCTCGGTCTTCCGGATCGCTTTATCGAACACGGGGCCCCGGTCCTGCTGCGGGAAAAATACGGCCTGGTCCCGGCCTCCATCGCCGAAGCCGCCCGCTCCCTCCTTTCCTGAGCCCGCTCATTGACAAGAAGAAATTTCCTGGGCTAGCCTTTTCAAAAAGAGCTGGAGGAGGCCATGGGGGAAATACGCACTTTTGTCCTTTTAGGCCAAAGCGGGGCGGGGAAGACGGCCCTGGCCCAGGCCATGTTAGAGCTGGCCGGGGAGAACATCAAACGCCCTCCGGAGGGGCCCACGCAGGCGGCCCGGGTCCATCATCTCACCTGGCAGAAAATCCCCTACTTCTTCCTGGACACCCCTGGAGACGACAACTTCTTAGGAGAAACGCGGCTTGCGGCCTGGGCCGCAGATTTCGCCGTCCTGGTGGTGGACGCCACCTCTCCGGTCAAGGTCCAGCTGGAGAAGGCTTACGCCGCCGCCCAAGAGGAAGGCCTTCCCCTTCTGGTCTTCGTGAATAAGCTCGACCAGGAAAAGGCCCGCCTGGAAGACGCCCTCTGTGACCTCCAGGAAAAACTGGAGATCTGTCCGGTCCCCGTGGCCTATCCTCTGGGAGAAGAAGAGACGCTCCGGGGAATCATCGATCTTCTCAAACTCAAGGTTTATATCCCCGAGGGCCGTAAGGTGCGGGTGGAAAATCTTCCCGAAGAATTAAAGGCCCTAGCCGAGGGCCTACGCAAGAATATGGTGGAATTTGCGGCCGAAGGCGAAGACGAGCTCCTGGAGAAGTATCTGGAGGAGGGAGAGCTCACCCCGGAGGAGATCATGCGGGGTCTTAAAGGAGGAATCCTTTCCGGAAAGATCGCCCCGGTGGTGGTGGGCTCGGTGGCCCGTTTTATCGGAGTAGCCCGGCTGCTTGATGCGGTGGCTGAACTCGGGCCAAGCCCCGAGGCCCGGGGGCCCCGTCTGGCCGAGGGAGAGGGCACCGTGGAGGTCTCCCCTTCGGCCGAGGGGCCGGCGGTCCTTGCGGTCTTCAAGACCCTGGTGGACCCTTATGCCGGACGCCTCTCCTTTGCCCGGGTGCTTTCCGGAAAGATTTCCCGGGAGGGAGAACTCTATAACCCCTTGCGCGAGACCACGGAGAAATACGCCCACCTCTCCCTGGCCCAGGGGGAGGAGTTGCGGGAGGTGGCTGAGGCTGGCCCCGGGGCCTTGGTGGTGCTCCCCAAGCTTTCGGAGACCCGCACCGGGGACACCCTGGTCTCCCCGGGCCTGAATCTACGGATTCCCCCTCCGGAACTCCCCTCTCCGGTCCTCACCTACGCCCTGCATCCGGAAAGCCGGGCGGATGAAGACAAGATCGGCCCGGCCCTGGCCAAGCTTCTGGAGGAGGATCCCACCCTGCGGGTGAGCCGCGACGAGGAGACCCGGGAACTTCTTCTCTCCGGTCTGGGACAGATCCACCTCGAAAAGTCCGTGGAAAAACTGCGCGAGCGTTACGGAGTGCGCGCCCGCATGAGTCTTCCCAAGATCCCCTACCGGGAGACCATCAAAAAACCGGCCCAGGGAGTGATCTACCGCCACAAGAAGCAGACCGGAGGACGGGGGCAGTTTGCCGAAGTCCATTTCCACGTCTTTCCCCTTCCCCGGGGACAGGGCTTTGAATTCGTAGAGACCCTTACGGGCATGAATGTGCCCCGCAATTTCGTTCCCGCGGTGGAAAAAGGAGTGCGGGAGGCCATGGAAAAGGGCCCCCTTGCGGGCTACCCGGTAGTGGATGTCAAAGTGCAGTTCTACGACGGAAAATCCCACGAGGTGGACTCCTCGGACATGGCCTTCAAGATCGCGGCCTTCCACTGTTTTAAGAAAGCCATGGAACAGTGCCAGCCGGTCCTTCTTGAGCCGGTGATGGAGCTGGAGGTCGAGGTCCCGGAAAAATACATGGGGGAGGTCATCGGAGATCTCAACGCCCGCCGGGGGCGAGTCCTGGGGATGGAACCCCGGGGCAAGGTCCAGGTGGTCAAGGCCCAGGTGCCTTTGGCCGAGGTCCAGCGTTACGCCCTGGATCTCAACAGTCTTACCGGAGGGCGGGGCACCTTCCGCATGCGCTTTTCGCATTATGAGGAGGTCCCGGGTCCTCTGGCCCAGAAGATCATCGAAAGTGCCCGCGCGGAGAAAGCGGCGGCATGAAAGCCGGTGTTCTTACGGTAAGCGATAAAGGGGCCCGAGGAGAGAGGGAGGACCTTTCCGGGAAAATCCTGATGGAGAAGCTTTCCGAGGCAGGCTTTGAGGTAGCGGCCTACGAGATCGTCCCGGACGAATACGAAGAAATCGTAGCCCTTCTGGTGGATTGGGCCGACCGTTTGCAATTGCCTCTCATTCTCACCACCGGGGGCACCGGTCTTTCCCCCCGGGACGTCACCCCGGAGGCCACCCGAGCGGTCCTGGAAAAGGAGATCCCCGGAATTGCCGAAACTCTGCGGGCTAAAGGGCTGGAGCATACGCCCTACTCCATGCTTTCCCGGGGGCTGGCCGGCATAAGGCGCAAAAGTCTCATCATTAACCTGCCCGGGTCCCCGAGGGCGGTGGAGGAGGCCTGGGAGGTGCTCTCCCCGGTCTTAAGGCACGCCATCGAGAAAATCCAGGGCTCGGAGGCCGAGTGTGCCCGAGGTTAGACTAACCCAGAAGGTCAAGGCCGCGGGCTGAGCGGCTAAACTGCCGCCGGCGGAGCTGGCGGCCCTCCTCAAAAGCCTGCACTTGCCGAGGGTGCCGGAGCTCCTCCTAGGGGCGGAGCACGGCTCCGATGCCGCAGTCTACCGCCTGACCGAGGATCTGGCCCTGGTGGCCACGGTGGATTTTTTTACCCCGGTGGTGGACGAACCCTACACCTTCGGGCAGATCGCTGCGGCCAACGCCCTTTCAGATCTTTACACCATGGGGGCCCGCCCCATCCTGGCCCTGAACGTGGTGGGTTTCCCCAAAAAGGGGCTCGATCTGGAGATCCTGCGGAAGATCCTCCAGGGAGGGGCAGACAAGGTGGCCGAGGCCGGGGCCGCCTTGGGCGGGGGCCACAGCCTGGATGACCCGGAGATCAAGTACGGGCTTTGCGCCCTGGGACTGGTGCACCCGGAAAGACTCATCACCAACACCGGGGCGCGTCCCGGAGACCGCCTTTTTCTTACCAAACCCCTGGGCACGGGAATCCTCACTACGGCCCTCAAAGGGGGGCTCCTTACCCCTGAGGACCCCGCCTACACCCGTCTCGTGGAGACCATGGCCACCCTCAACCGGGCCGCAGGGGAGTCCATGACCGAAGTAGGCGTGCATGCGGCCACAGACATTACCGGCTTTGGCCTTCTGGGACACGCTCTAGAGATGGCCGAGGCCAGCGGAGTGCGCCTCCGGATCTATGCCTCCCGGGTGCCTCTCCTTCCCCGCACCCTGGATTTCCTAAAGCTGGGCATGGCCCCGGAAGGGGATCTGGCCAATCAGATCTTCTGCGAAAAGAAGGTGAAGATTGCCAAAGGGGTGGACCCCCTCCTCCTTTCGGTCCTTTACGACGCCCAGACCTCCGGCGGACTCCTCATCGCCGTCCCTGAAGCCCGGGCCGAGGCCCTTTTTACCCGGCTCCTAGAGAAGGGCGTGGTAGAAGCGACCTGCGTAGGGGAAGTAATCTCCGGAGAGCCGGGAATCGAGATCTATCCCTAACGGCCTAGATATTCCCGGATCTTCTTTTCCAGATACTCCCGGCCGGCGTAACCAATGAGGCGTTTGACCACCTCTCCCTCACGGTCGATGATGAAGGTCGTGGGGGTGATGTAGACCCCGCCAAAGGCCTGCAGGGCCTCCTCACTGGCCAATCCCACCGGATAAGTGATGCCCTTGCCCTCCACTATCCGGGGCAGGAGGGGAAGACCCTCTTCGTCTATCATGAGGCTCACGATCATGAGCCCGTCTTTTTCATATTTCCGATAAAGCTTGGCCAGTTCCCGCAGCTCCACCATGCAGGGGGGACAATCGCTCTTGAAAAAGTTGACCACCACCACCTTTCCCCGAAAGTCCGAAAGATGATAGCGGTGTCCGTCGAGATCCGAAAAGGCAATATCCGGGGACTTCTTGGGAGAGGAAAAACCCATGCCCGCCACCGCTAGGGCGACAAACAGAACCAGAAAGACTAACCTTTCGCGCATCTTACTTCCTCCCGCAGTTCTCTTAATAAATATTCTAATCCTTCCGCCAGGCGTTCGGCAAGGAGGCGCCCCTTCTCCGGGCTGGCCCGGCCGGGGTCCCCCCACACTCCTCCAGGCCAGAAGGCCCGCTTAGAGGACACGATCCGGTAGCGGGGAAAGCGGGGATATTCCTCCGGGGCCGAACCCCGGACGAGCTGGGGATGAAAATATTGGATAAGAGAAGTTTCCCACTCTCCGGCATGGGAATCTCCGGGGGTCTGGAGGAGATCTCCAGCCCGCTCCCGCAGGAGGTCCAGGAGGGAGACCACGGCCAGGGCTGTTTCGGGATGCCGGGAGAGAAATTCCTCGGCGGCATCCACAATGAAGGCCATGTGGGTCCCCCCGGCATGCCCGGAAAGGAGGAGAAAAGCCCGAAAACCGTGCTGGAAAAACCCCGCAAGGAGGTCAAGCACCAGGGCCCGCAGAGTCTCCCCCCGCAGGGAAATGGTCCCGGGGTGTTCTGCCGTGCTCCGACAAAGTCCGTAGTAGACCGGAGGGGCCACCAGGGCCTGAACCCTCCGGGCGGCCATCTCCGCCACCCGATAGGCGGTATAAAGATCCGTGGCCAGGGGAAGGTGCGGCCCGTGCTCCTCCACCGAACCCAGAGGGAGGATCACCGGGACCCCCTCCCGGGAAAGGGCCTCCACCTCCGGATAGGTCAACTCTTCCATGCGCATGGGTTTAAAGTCTAAGGTCCTGGAGCAGGGCCTGCAAGGTCTTCCTTTTGGGATTAAAATTTAAAGACCATGAAACGCGTCTATCTCAAGACCTTCGGTTGCCAGATGAACGAGTACGATTCGGAGCGCATGCTGGCGCTCCTAAGGGAGGAATATGTACCCTGCGCGCAGCCGGAGGAGGCCGACCTCATCCTGGTGAACACCTGTTCGGTAAGAAAAAAGGCCGAAGAGAAGGTTTACAGCCTGGTGGGGCGTTTCAAGCACTTGAAAAGCCGCAGGCCTGAGGTGGTGGTGGGGGTCTGTGGCTGTGTGGCTCAGCAGGAGGGAGAACGCCTGGTAAAACGCCTCCCCCATGTGGATCTGGTCCTGGGGCCGCGCACGGTCTTTCGGATCCGCGAGGCCCTGCAGGAGATCGAGGCCGGCCGGGGACCGGTGGTCTGGGTAGAACTGGATACCGACTGGTCCCCTCCCCTTCCGACCCCCTCCGAAAACGGCCGACCGGTCAAGGCCTTCGTGACCATCATGCAGGGCTGCGACAATTTCTGCTCTTACTGCGTAGTGCCCTATGTGCGGGGCCGGGAAGTGAGCCGTCCCCCGGAGGAAATCCTGCGTGAGGTGGAGTGCCTGGTGGCCCAAGGGGTGCGGGAGATTACCCTTCTGGGACAGAATGTAAACTCTTACGGACGTAAAGAGCGAGGGTTTCCCACCTTTGCGGAACTCCTGCGCCTGATCTCCGAAATCGAGGGCCTCTGGCGCCTGCGTTTCACCACCAGCCATCCCAAGGACCTTTCCGAAGATCTGATGCGGGCCTTTGCGGAGCTTGAAAAGCTCTGTGAGCACCTACACCTTCCAGTCCAGTCGGGCTCAAGCCGCATCCTGCACCTCATGAACCGCAAATACACCCGGGAGGAGTATCTGGAAAAGGTCCGGCGCCTGCGGGAGATGGCCCCGGAGGTGGCCCTGACCACGGACATCATCGTGGGCTTTCCCGGAGAGACGGAAGAGGACTTCCGCCAGACCCTCACGCTCCTTGAGGAGGTCCGCTATCAGGAGATCTTCTCCTTTAAGTACTCCGATCGGCCCTTCGCCCGGGCCCGGGATTTCCCAGAAAAGGTCCCGGAGGAGGTCAAGGCCGCGCGTCTCGAAGAGGTCCATAGGCTCCAGGCCCGTATCACTGAAGAGATCTATCGTAGTTATATCGGCCGGAAAGAGGAGATCCTGGTAGAAGGACGCAGCGAGCGCAATCCTCTCCTGTGGACCGGACGCACGCGCACCAACCTGGTGGTGAACTTTTCTGCTCCGGAGGGCCTGGATTTGAAAGGGGCCCTGGTTCATGTTTTGATTAAAGATACGGGGAAACACTCCCTCCGTGGGGAATACGTAAGAACCCTGAAGGGCCCGTAAAGGAGGCCACCATGAAGGTCAAAATGAGGATTCAGGCCGTGGCCATGGATCCGGTAACCAACAGCCCGGTGATGATCCTCCGGGAAGAGGATGGGGAGCGGGGGCTTCCCATCTGGATCGGGCTGCTCGAGGCCACGGCCATCGCCAGCAAACTGGAAAATATCGAGTTTCCGCGGCCCATGACCCATGATCTCCTCAAAAATATCTTGGACCAACTCCAGATCCGGGTCCCGCGTATCGAGATCTGTGATCTCCGGGAAAACACCTACTACGCCCTCATCACCCTGGATCTGGGGGGACGGGAGATCCAGATCGACGCCCGACCCAGCGATGCGGTGGCTCTGGCCCTGCGCACCGGAGCCGAGATCTACGTTTATGAAGAAGTCCTGGCCAAGAGTCAGGCCCTGGCCGAGGAGGCCCGCCGCCAGGCCGAAGAAGAGATGGCCACCGCCGGCACCGAAGAGGAAAAGGAAAAACTCAAGGAGCTTCTGGAACAGCTCGACCCCAAGGCCTTCAAATACAAGATGTAAAGATGTTCGACCTCCATTGCCATTCTATCTTTAGTGATGGGGAGCTTATTCCGGCCGAACTCCTGCGGCGGGTGGCGGTGCTGGGCTATGAGGCGGTAGCCATCACGGATCATGCGGACTCTTCCAACTTGGACCTCATTCTTCCTCGCCTCAAAAAGGCCGCCGCAGAGCTCAACGCGGCCAGCCCCTGCCGCCTCCTTGCGGGAATCGAGATCACCCATGTCCCCCCGCCGCTCATTCCGGAGCTGGTGAGACGGGCCCGGCAGTTAGGGGCAGAAATCGTGGTGGTCCACGGGGAGACCCTAGCCGAGCCTGTGGCTCCGGGGACCAACCGGGCGGCCCTGGAGGCCGGGGCGGACATCCTGGCCCATCCGGGGCTCATCTCCGAAGAAGAGGTGCGTCTGGCCGCGGAAAAGGGGGTCTTCCTGGAGATCTCCGGACGCAAGGGACACTGCCTGGCCAACGGACACGTAGCCCGGCTGGCCTTGAAATACCGGGCCCCCCTGGTAATCAACTCCGACGGGCACGCCCCCGGGGACTTTATGACCCGGGAAGAGGCCCTGGCCGTGGGACTAGGGGCCGGACTCCGGCGCGAAGAAGTGGAGGCCCTCTGGCGCCAGGCCCGAGGGAGGTTCCTCCGTGGAGCTTAGAGAATTCTTCCTGGCCCGTGGCTTTCCGGAGGACACCCTAAAGGAGCCTCCGGAGGTCCTCCTCAATCTGGGGCTTTCTCCTCAACGGGTGCGGGCGGCTTTCGTGGTGGTCTCTGAAGGCCGGCCTCTTATGGTGGCGGACTATGCTCCGGGGGCGGTGAGGTCCCGCCTGCGGGCCCTTCTGGCCTACGCCCGCCTGGCCTTCCCCCGTACACCCCCTCCCCTGGTCCTCCAGACCAACGGAAGGGAATTCGTCTTGGCGGAGGTGACCTCGGGAAAGGAGATCGCCTTTGGGGGGCCGGAGGTCCTGCCTTCCTTTGAGGAATTAAAGGCCCGTCCCAGCCCTCCTCCGGTGGAGCGCCGAAGGATTCCGGTGGAGGAGCGCGTACTCTTTATCCACTCTACCGGGGGCTGACCCCCTAAGCGGCAGGGTCCCTGCCGAGCAAACCCCTGAGATAGGCAAGTCCCGGCTCCACATCCTCTTCCCGGTGGGCCTCAAGGGTGAGGAGGGGAAGCCGGCCCTTTTCCTTGAGAAAGCCGAAGATCTCCGGAAAA
This portion of the Thermosulfurimonas marina genome encodes:
- the dnaJ gene encoding molecular chaperone DnaJ → MVKKDLYEILGVSPDASQEEIKRAYRRLARKYHPDLNPGDKEAAERFKEINEAYEILSDPQKRAEYDRLRQAAQAYRFTTPGGESAYDFGLFMERDPFKGFADLFADLFGWEREEAPEPGADVLYRVEVDLADLVSGKPLTLEIPFEEPCSSCHGGGYDLSSAERCPACGGRGRKESRRGPVRIIEVCPVCGGFGSRYTRNCPTCGGRGTVVRRERVSVTLPPGADDGTRVRIPGKGRPGRHGGPPGDLYLEIRVRPDPRFERKGYDLYLKHPVDLFTAVLGGEVIVPTLTGKVKLRIPPGTQSGQKFRLRGQGLPRPDGSRGDLYVEVQITVPTRLSPEARRKFEELRALLK
- the xseA gene encoding exodeoxyribonuclease VII large subunit, which translates into the protein MHEISRAAERPPERTVFTVRELTQKIRDLLEERFLLVWVEGEISQLKNHDSGHIFFSLKDEGALLKVVLFREEARRVGFPLKEGLRVLCFGRISVYAPRGEYRLIAQRIEPRGLGALQAAFEALKEELRRRGYFDPERKRPLPAFPRRVAVVTSLSGAALHDFLRVARSRWAAHLLIYPVRVQGEGAAQEIVEALEGLNLLPDLDLIVITRGGGSLEDLWTFNERAVAEAVYRSRVPVVSAVGHEVDYTICDFVADHRAPTPTAAAALVFPDRTALLEKLAGLRRRLEENLSRRLALAEREIHHLRRRLRDPLALLQEREALVRRLGREIHRKVAERLLREEGRFSALVRHLEALSPLAVLSRGYSVVRKGPQGPVVCKASEVKPGDLLEILLAEGKIAARVEKTSSPA
- a CDS encoding M23 family metallopeptidase, with translation MPPEWKKLLLLLSLLLGLSPGARAQTLRAHPGEALILSAENFQRARFLGRTYFPVEIGDLRLFLLPIPLKLTPGGYPLTLVRGPVVLRREVSVLPKAYPEERLKLPERMVIFPPKVLARIKKEVALILRTVSRTEGACRWPGPMVPPVKGRVSSPFGLRRILNGRPRSPHSGVDFAVPAGTPVRAAQSGRVVLTGDFYLPGKVIILSHGCGIYTYYAHLSRIKVKKGQEVSQGEVIALSGATGRATGAHLHFGLYVAGERVDPLFVIRSLEDYYERFRGEIATARGHRPPTGRPGGASGRGPGTL
- the xseB gene encoding exodeoxyribonuclease VII small subunit gives rise to the protein MPLEEALELYEEGIRLVRDCEAFLREARLRVEVLVKTGEGLTRVPLEESHGGEGT
- a CDS encoding polyprenyl synthetase family protein — translated: MEERELKELLGRLRKKIDRRLEELLPERKEPGARVISAMRYSLFAGGKRLRPILFLLAAEAAGGPAEDLLTFACGLECLHTYSLIHDDLPAMDDDDLRRGRPTCHRAFDEATAILAGDGLQALAFECFTHPDLRARVPAERLVAAIHLVARAAGIHGMVVGQMADLLAEGRRISLEELQYIHRHKTAALIEASVVSGGLLAGAEESVLASLQTYGASLGLAFQIVDDLLDVTGNEEELGKPVGSDERRGKATYPALVGLSAAREKARDLVERALSALSPLGPPAEPLRALALFVLTRKN